The Arachis ipaensis cultivar K30076 chromosome B03, Araip1.1, whole genome shotgun sequence region AGAACAGGAGGAGCTGCAGGTGAAGAGGGGAAAATTCGGAATAGCGAAAATTTCACAGTTTCAGTTTGATCACACTGGACCGTTTGAGCCTCTTGTCCTTTCTTCAGGTGGAGAAGTTCCAGTCATTCAGGTTCCCCTTTACTTATAgcatttttaagtttttatgcaATTAATTGAATGCATTAATTGACATTGTTTATTGGGGCTTTCTTATTTATTGGTATATTAGTTCCAAGTTCCAATCTTGCAAAGTGTGCTCTTGGAACACATTTAATGTACGCTCGAGTAACATTCACAATCAATAATTTACTGCTTTCATGTAATTTTTAAGCTTTAGAATAAAAATGTGTGATTGTAGATGTTATTGGAGCAAGTATTTCTTGGTTGAATTTGTGCATTGGCATTGGCATTGGCATTTATCAACCAGATACATACTAGTATTTCTAGGGTTTATCAACTTAGAATACTTACTAGCATTTATCAACTAGAATACGTACCAGAAGTAAAACAAATCAGTTGGATGTTTACGGTAAATAGATTGCATAATGGCAGGTTCAAGTGGGTCACCTAAAGATTACTAggttttatatttgtttttggaTAGTCTATTCTTTATTTTAGTTTAGCATGTTCCTGATTATGAACTTACATGTTTTTTGGCCAAAAAAGAAATGGTGTAGTGCTCATATATGTGACTGAGTGGTGCAATATTTAGAGGAATTGCAGATAAAAAATTTGAAACACTTTGATAAATGATATTAGGAGTGTAGAGATTTGAAACACAATTGAGATATTTACTGTGAGGTGCTGATCGGATTTCAGGTTCCAGCATCTATAAATTGTAGACTACTTGAGCATCAAAGAGAGGGAGTGAGATTTCTGTATGGTTTGTATAAAAACAATCATGGTGGTATCCTTGGAGATGACATGTAAGTTACATCTTATCACTTGCTCCTCGCACTCTTTTGCCTTTTTTATCTGGTTGCATTTCTTTCTTCTGGTTTTTTCCTCTACTACTCTATGTGGTTATTTCAGCACCATCAAATGCATTATATATTGAAaggggtgtgtgtgtgtgtgtgtttgcaAAAATTCTGATTTTGAAAAATCTAACAGGTAGGGTTCTATTACAATTCAAataatgattttttttcttttggttgttttgtccAATCACATGCTCATAAAACAATGGTCATGCATGGATATTATTCAAATTTTAGTGCATGACTGCATGCAACACTGTTAATTGAGAACCCTGTGAAAAATTTCGTTTTTACTCATGGGCCTGTGTGAAGTACATGTTCATGACTTCTCCTTAGAATATAGATCACAAGAACTGGCAGCATCTTCAACATAAAATGATatcatgtttttaaattttataaagatAAGATTTGTGTTTTAAGTGTTTTTAATGAGATATTTCTGTTTAGTTTCTGGAGCCTTTTACAAAAGAAACAGGCTCAATAGTACAAATAGCTTCCGCAACTAATATATGAAAGGAAATAGTATGTTTTCCTCCCAAATCGTTGATTTCCTCTTATTATTTAACTAGGTAAACCAGCACATCTGTTTGTAATGGATTTGTTCAAAAATATTTTGGACAGCGTAGCAGTGCTCTTCATCTAATTCACTCATGTCTGCCCTCTTGTCTATATCTTCTGagttttcttgtttaatttataATACCACATATATCATGATTCAGTCAACGTcctttgaattttaaatttctggATCTTCTATTTTGTGTCTATATACTATTTATACTATTTATAGAGTGCCATACAACTATAATTACCGAGTTGAGGTTAATTTTGAGCGTATTAAAATTTCAAACAGGGGTCTTGGAAAGACCATTCAAGCAATAGCATTTCTTGCTGCTATCTTTGGTAAGGAAAGAGACTCTATGCTGGGTGAAAATGACGAAGAGAAGAGAGACCCTGTATTGATAATCTGTCCGACTTCTGTCATTCATAACTGGGAGAGTGAGTTCTCTAAATGGGCTAATTTCAGTGTTTCCATTTATCATGGTGCAAACCGGGATCTGATACATGAGAAACTAGAAGCAAATGGAGTGGAGATACTTATTACAAGTTTTGACACTTACAGAATTCACGGAAGTTCCTTGTCAGATTTCGAATGGGGCATTGTAATTGTTGACGAGGCTCACCGGCTTAAGAATGAGAAATCAAAACTCTATAAAGCATGTTTAGAAATTAAAACCCCTAGACGTTATGGTCTTACAGGGACCATAATGCAAAATAAGATAATGGAGTTGTTTAATCTCTTTGACTGGGTTGCACCTGGATCACTTGGGACACGGGAGCACTTTCGCGAGTTCTATGATGAACCCCTTAAACATGGTCAGAGGTCATCTGCTCCTGACAAGTTTGTCCAAATTgctaataaaagaaaacaacacCTTGTGAATGTTCTTCATAAATATTTGTTGAGAAGGACAAAGGAAGAGACAATTGGACATCTTATGATGGGGAAGGAAGATAACATTGTGTTCTGTGCCATGAGTGATTTGCAAAGACGTGTTTACAAGAGAATGTTACAGCTTCCTGATATCCAATGCCTTATAAACAAGGACCTGCCTTGTAGTTGTGGTAGCCCACTTACACAAGTTGAATGTTGTAAGAGGACAGTACCAAATGGAATTATTTGGCCTTACCTTCACCGAGATAACCCTGATGGTTGTGATTCATGCCCTTTCTGCATTGTCCTTCCGTGCCTTGTCAAGCTTCAACAGGTTAAGCTTAATCTTTGAGATATCTTTGCCTATCTCTGTTTGTACTGTTGCTTGCATAAATTCTCTCAAAAGCTACTTATTCACACCGTTGGATGtctttcatctttatttttcataGGAGTTTCTGCGTTCTAGGTTTTAATATTTATCATGGTTCAACTCAATAATACAGATTTACCTAGATGTCATGTTCATGATGCTTTGTTACTTTATTTAATTTGACTATtcatgtgtattttttttttaaatcttttttcagATAAGCAATCACCTTGAGCTGATTAAGCCAAACCCCAAAGATGACCCTGAGAAGCAAGGCAAAGATGCAGAGTTTGCTGCTGCTGTCTTTGGCTCTGATATTGATTTGGTTGGCGGAAATATGCAGAGTGAGAGTTTCATGGATCTAAGTGATGTGAAACATTGTGGAAAAATGCGAGCACTTGAAAAGCTTCTGTACTCATGGATTTCACATGGTGACAAAGTTCTTTTGTTTAGCTATTCGGTGAGGTGAATACATAGTACACCCCTCAAGTTATGTTTGTTGTTTGATACTTTTTCTGCTGATTTAAGTTAGGATGGATATGGCACAACAGAGATTGAAATTTTAGGCAACTTGAAACATGCATTTTAAGTTTCCATTAATAGAGTAAAGCTAACAATTAGAATCCCCAGGATCAAAGAGGCTTGGAACTAAAGGGGCACAATAGAATAAGATAACCTAAGCTTTGGTAAGCTGCAGAATGCTCATTAAAAATACTGTAGTAGAATAGGATTCTCCTCTCCTCATTGAGGCATTTAGTACCAGCTGTCACAAGTATCTAACTTGTCACAAGTATCTAACTGTGACGATCATATGCTAGAATTACTCTTGTACCCTTCTAGAGCTTGCAGATCAAGCTGCAAAATCTCTACCTATGAATATGGTTGTACACACTAGTTGAATCATAATGGAAGTATCACATTTAGGTCAATCACTCTCTCTATCTGCAGAATTCTTTAGAATTCTCTTACACATTTTCAAACTTAAATTATAAATATAGATTGTACTATGTAGAGTGCTCCCTTGTATGTATTGTTCACGGGACTTATTAGCATGGCATTTGGAAAGCTTTGCATGAACATCATTTGCAGTAGAAAACTGGTGTTTGCATGTGCTTATGTTTTCCTATTGAATTGAACTTAATTATCTTTTCCACTTTCCAGGATGCTTGACATACTGGAGAAATTTCTCATACGGAAAGGCTACTGCTTCTCAAGACTTGATGGGTCTACTCCAACAAATTTGCGCCAGTCTTTAGTTGATGATTTCAACTCTAGTCCTAGCAAACAAGTATGTCTCAAACCCAATGATTGAGTGAGCAGTTTTCCGATTCAATTTGTGgactcttatttattattttaggTATTTTTGATATCAACTCGTGCCGGTGGGCTTGGGTTAAACCTTGTCAGTGCAAACCGGGTTGTAATATTTGATCCCAACTGGAATCCTGCACAAGACTTACAGGCTCAGGACAGGTCCTTTCGTTTTGGGCAGAAGCGACATGTTCTGGTGTTCCGTCTTCTTGCAGCTGGTTCGCTTGAAGAACTTGTTTATTCTCGTCAGGTGTATAAGCAGCAGCTTTCAAACATTGCTGTCTCAGGAAAGATGGAAAAACGATATTTTGAAGGTGTCCAGGTATGAAATACATATGCATTTAagttttgcattttttttcatttgattttagTATTTTTAAACTAGTTCTCATATATACCTCATTAATTTGCTTGCAGGACTGCAAAGAATTTCAAGGGGAGCTTTTTGGAATTTGCAATTTATTTCGCGATTTATCTGACAAGCTATTTACTAGTGAAATCATTAAACTGCATGAAATGGGAAAGGAACATCACAATACAATAGAACAGGAAAAAGAAAATCTTTTAGAAGAAACTGATTCTCTAAAATCGGCTTCTGACACTGAAATATGTGCTGGAACTGCAAGCAACGTAGCAAGTAAACCAGATTTTGAAGACCTTGGTAAGTTTAAAGATGCCTAAACTTATCTGAATTTCCATGTTTTTTCCCATTATAAAATCTATTGTCACCGAGAAAACAGTTAAGTGATAACATGCAACCAAAACTAGCGTAACTTTTGGATGTTTGGTGTTCTTTCATGGTTAATTTCTGCTTTCTACAATGAAAAGTGGCAATAACTTAACAAGACATAGGAAGAGTACTTAATTGTTGCAAAAGCTCTTGCTGTGTACATCCAATCATAGCAATTGTAGCCTTTGTGTCTGTTAATGTTTTGAATCTTTCGTCTAATTTGAAAATTGAGATCCTCAAGGTTCAAGGCATCCTTAAACGATATGTCAATTGNNNNNNNNTATGGTAACCAAACATACCTAGAAGTGGAGTCATCACCCTCAGGCTTCAGGGCATCAAATCCTTGAAATGTGGGAATAAAGCTTCTATGGTTTAtggttttcttaaaaaatttaataatgttCCATGATAAATCTTGTAAAAAGAGCATATTTTTTTCAGGAATTGTGTATGCTCATCGAAATGAAGACATTGTCAACTGTGGACCTGTGATTCAGGGGAAGATAGATAGCAGGATCCCTTCAAAGAGTGATAGCTTAGTCAAGGCAAGCATCTCTTCAGTCAACCAAAGAAATAAACCAGATTGTGTACCTAAAAAACAGAAAGCTCCTTTGATTGATGAAAGGAAGAGAACCCAATATAGCTTGCTTGCACATTCTATGGGCATGGAAGAGCTTGCATTTAGCAAATGGTTACTATCAGCAACTCCTAAGGAGAGGGAGGAAGTGCTTCAAGActtcaagaagaaaaagaagatgccTAATGGTTAAAAGGAATGGTTCATGTAGATGGCAAAACAAATGGTTATGTTGCTACGATTACAATATAAAAAACATTACTGATTGTAACATTATGTACAGATGGCAAATATAGCATACCACCCTTTTTTTAGTAGTTTACCATTTTCACAAAGTGAATATGAAAAATGTATCTTGTTCCAAAGGTTGTAGCTTTTGTGTATGATGAACTTTAATTGTTACTTCAGGCTTAGGTTTCCTTTTCTCAAATTGAATATGCTATATTTAACTCGTACATTTGATGAATCTTCACATCGAGCTTTGCGACTGGAAGGTTGGTAAGATTCCcgtgaattatttttaatttgataatgCCATATACTTCAAAGAGAGGAaatggattttatttatttattttgacttGGTCGAAATGAATAATACTTCACAACTATGAAGTGTGAATATCTTCCCTTTAATAATCGTTCCAAATAAATGAGGTTAAGACTTCGTAGTAATCACACCATAAaacaaaatacacaaaaaaaagGCTATAAAATTCTGTTAATAATTAAAGTAGGAGAAACATCGCATTGTTCCTGTTAATATCTATGGACAGCTATTAAAATTCAATCATAAAGGTAAACTTTTTTAATCACAACCATTGCAACAAAAAAAAAGGTGGAAATTCCAGCTCCATTAGTTAACCCCACACTCCTCATATTGGTTTATCCCGCTCCAGTTTTTTACTCTAACAAGCATATCACATGCAATGATCACATATGCCACCAAAATTACATTGGCTAAAAAATAAGAAGAGCTTCTAGCAAGCTACTCATTCTATTTGTCACTATCTTCTCTGCATTTTGAATCTGGAAACTGGTTTTGAAGGCTGAGAACCAGAAACCTGTGATAGGCAtcatatattttaataaataaagataACACAGCATGTGATTATTATTACAATATAAATTACAAAATCAATTCTTTTATTTACTGAAACAACATAAAATCAATAAATCTACCTGTGATGAAGTTGAACTTTGTCCATTTGAGGTTTTAATATTCTCAGTATGCTCTACGATGGAGCCTGTAAAAGCCTGTAGAATATACATATATTGGAGAAAGATAAAAGCAGCAAACCATTTAGTTATAGAGCAAAATGAGGTGAGGGTACATACTGTGAAGTACCGGGCACCTTTAGGAAAGGGATTCATTTGTTCTAGGAGTTACAATTATCCAGTTATgccaaattatattttaaattgtaTATAATTTTTTGCAATTGATCTACCTAGTGACATCTTTAATTCAATGACGAGAGAGTTAAAATTCATGATAAGTTATTTGATAATGTATGTGTATCCAAACTTACCTTTAGTGAAAGTGAATCCTAGCAATGTATATAAAGGGTAAACATACCTTGTGGCTATCAAATGATGGTTGTGAAGGTTGGTGTTGAACCTGCaaaggaaaaaataataaatattaaggaccagatcaataaataaataaacaaataaatcttGTGCTCATAGGGTGGAAGAAATCAATGAAGATCACAGACTGAGCTGCAGAATAAAGGCCACAGATTAAGCAAAAAGGCCATGTCAGTAAATAATTCAGGACATAGTGAATAATGCTAACATTGCATGTTACTTAGGACTAGAGAATACACATGAATCGATTATGAATGACCAGGGAATCAATATAGCCCACAAGACAACATACAGATATGATAAGAATTTCATCACAAGACATACATACCTCACTTTTCAATGCAGTAGCTGCTTTAACTTGCTTCTCTTCATGGTGTATGAGAGGCTTCTCGATATGATCAACAAATTTCACCTTTTTAGCAGCATTCTTCCCCTCTGAATTCAAATCAACAAGAATTTTCCCAGAATGGAGGCAGCTAGCACGGATATTAATTTATGATACACATAACTAGCAAACATGTCTATGCCCATAAAATGAGagaattaagaggttattgaaaTTGAAGACCAACCTCTAACATTTGATTGCAAATCCAGGCTTGCAAACTGCATTTTGAAAATCAGAATGCAAAACCATGCTCTTTTTTAGCTGAAAGttatatatcatatatatatTAAACATATGTAAAGCTGAAATAAGGAAATAGGAAGATACTAACTTACATTCAACTGATCAGCTATATCAGGATTGCAATGCTTTTCTACAGACTTGGTTGCCATACTTTTATTGTTAGCCTGGTCCACTGGTGGTGCGCCTTTATGGAAGTCCTATTTGGACAGTAAGAAAATGAGTAATAAGTTATCAAAGTCCGATGTGTTAATATCCTCTAACTAATATTTATAAACCAGAATTCAACAAATTCTAATGTTTGGTTTTCTGTTAGGAAAACTCCTAAACCAAAGTTTGGGAATAAACTTATTTCTTGTAGCTTACGACATTCCAGATTATGATTTAGCAGTCACAAGGAAATTGAAACACTATTAATCAAGTTATTACTTCTGAATTGTGGGGTTCGTTATCAACAGGTCTTTGATATGATATATCATCAACGTCCTCTGTAGTTTGCTCATTTTCGCCATTGTCACCGCCACTTTCTGCAGCAAGCTCTTCTTTCTCGAGTTCATCCATTCTGGACAGCATTCGAGCATATTCATCATCAGGTTTAGCTTTTTCAAGATCAGGAGCATCTTGCTTCAGTAGACCTGAAAAAGGAAATTAGCATTTCATTCAAAGATacaccaacaacaacaataaaaataagcCTTGCCCCACTAAATGGGTCGACTACTAGGAAGAAGTTTAAAAGTACAGTCATCGATTTCATGCTTTGTTTTTTAGTCTTGCATGTGAAACAAAGTATAAttgtataaataaaagaaagataaacccTTTTCAGGAAGCAACATTAAAAGGTAAAAGAAAACCACGAAAGTACCGGAATCAATGAAAAACTTATGATACAAAAGTATATTAAATAACcacgaaaataaattaaaaggtgCTAGAGTTATCTGACTCTAGAGAAGGGTCAGTATGAATGACCTTTGCACCACGGCTCCAAATTTAAGAGTTTTGGTAGTATTGCAAGTCTGTCTCATCTAAAAATAATCTTAGACCTTgtaaagcagaaaaagccatgAACATACCTGATTTAGTTTCCCCTTTGTGAGAATCTTCTATATAGTCTTCCCTTATCTCCACAAGACCCTCCTGTGCCAAAATCAAATATCATCACAGCAAATCAATCAGTtaagaaaacttcatgaacactttcaTATGCATGCATGATGAAAGCACAAGACGGATCAAGTCCCATTAAAAATGTATCACAAGAATATATTTGCTTTCAATGTCATATGCTAAGGAGTAATGTACATTACATTGCACCAGAGGTCCACATTTCCCAGCTTTAAAatattgaaaacaaaattaacaaatcaaataaaaacaaatccttcaaaataataataataataaagaaaaaatatgcaTCAACAGGTTCAACAATGCCTTTTAAGTCCAAACTATACATTAGAAACGCACCGCAGCTTCAGCAATTGTTTGACCGAAAAACATGGCCTCTGCTTGAAGGTCCTTGATCATGGCTTCCAGAGAATCAAGCTGTGACTCTAATCCCTTCCCTCTCCGTTTCAATATCTCAGCGGTCTGTTTGGAAGTTCTCTCTGCATAATATCCTTCTCCCAAAAGAACCTACGaatcaaaacaaaacaaaaccacTTCTCAAACATGGAAAGCAAAAATGTAAGAATTGAACAAGGCAACAACAGAACCAAGTACGTAAGATACCAGGAACTCATTGGTGTGAATCAACCGACCGGGAAAAAACGCTGCTTTCCCAAACGGAACCTGAAAACCCCAATTCCGAAAATTTGAAACTTTATCTACATCGAcatcataatatatataaaaagaggaGAGAAAGGTCATTTACCATGATGTCGTGAGAGAGTTCTTCAGGGAGCTTGTGGACGAGGTTGATGAGGTTGTTGTTGTCGTCTGCGAAACCTAGCAAACGGTCGAGCTCAGCGCGCTTCTCGGCGATGGCGTATTGGACGCGGTTGGCGGCCTTCTGCGCCTCCTCGACGGGGAAGAGAGAGGCATATATATAACTGTTTTTTTTCATgtagattttattttgttttttaaatttttttaacattttcTATGTCTCTAAGTTCTGTTTCATTTCTGCATTCTCTacgtttcttttctttttttttgttctcGTCATTCTTTACATTCTCTTTGTTCAAGTTTAATGCTCTTTTATGTGATTTGAATATTTGGatagaaatattttaaattaagctGTGAAATCTAGTTTAAACGGTATTTTGTTAtcgaaaataataattataatttctAATTCATAATTACAGTTATAATTACACTAAATAAGCATGTTACCTGTGTTGTGTAACTTTTCAATGCCAACAATTTTGTTTCATAGAGTGCATGGAGAAAGTCGGGCACCCAGTCACCATGTTTAACATGCCTTCATCGTGTTAGAAAAATTGCTGAAAGAAAACTTTAGTTCAGAGTCCGTGAGGTCATTATTTTCATATCGAGGTATTTAAGAGATGACGTGTCTATTACATAATGGATAATGTCATTAAACAATGTAATGTTATCTTCAAAGATTAAACTTTTCAATATGCGAGGCATCTGGATTATGGGTatataaaaagaacaaaaatcGTTATTCGGTAAAATGAACTTAAGATTTTCAAGAATAGGGCAACCGGATTAAAACTTGTTGGGGTTCACATTAAACCCTGGATAATAACACGGAAAACAATCACGTTTCAAAATAAGGGGTTTAATTGATGGACAAGTGAGTATGGCTTCAGGCAAGTTGATTCCAGACACTAGATCAATGTCGAGATACAGTTCTTGAAGATGGGGACTAATGACGGCATTAAACCATGTTAATATAAGACTCTCTGAAATTTGACAGCAAGTGAAGCGAAACTTTTCAATGGGGGGTAATCTGCATTGCGTTGAGCTAGAATACCATTCACATACGAATcaaatcaattttttcattttacCTATTTTTCAGAGGAGCAAAAGATTCTTTTTACATCTATGTCAAAGACTTGGAGATCCTTTTAAATATGGCGCCACTTGCGAGAGAGGATGCTGGTAGCTTATTTTGTTGGGAGGTATGAGAGAATGTCGCACAAAATAGAATCCAGTAAAAAACTGATCCTATTCATGTTCGTTGATGCTTTCGCTTTCTCTCCAGAGAGGGTTACACTCAGCTTTAGGATTTAAAGGAGGGGTTATGCTATTGTGATGAAGGTATTTTTTTCCATCACCTACTGAAGAGACGTGGCAATAGTGTAAGGACAACACGTGTGATGGATAGGGTCCTAAGGTATTTTTTTCATCACCTACTGAAGAGACATGGCAGTAGTGTAAGGACGACGCATGTGATGGATAGGGTCCTATAGTCCCAAACAACTTCTGCGAGCAGAATGTGTTTCTTTTATTATCCTGATTGCCAATTAAACTGGTGTAATAGCCTATTAACGAGAAGAGTTAATTTGATAGGTTTTTTGTTGGGCAACAGACAATTTTTTGTTAGAATTGGTGGGTttgaatttgatataatattGGATACAGTGAGAATTTTCTGgacgaaattttgaaaaagttgacaaaaaaacatgaaattttgaaaaaaccaATCGTACTAGCAAGTAGCAGCTAAGAAAAAATtaggaattaaaattaaaaatatttcatCCTCACCATTTTTAACAAAATCAAGTGCACAATAGTGATTataaattcttttaatttaatttaattaatgcaTACTTTATCAATTATATATTAATGAAAACAATTTACGTaagaaattaaatatatttttatattttcgttagatatttttttatcattcttaGTTCGTTTAATGAACACCTACTTACATTTTAATTGAAACAATTCTTTCTTTAAATCAATGTCATAATTTTTTAACTATTTAGAATCTTAAATCTTGTCCATTTTCAAATTTCGACCTTAAACACTAACTCCCTCCCCCCTTCACCTTCAAACTTCAATTCTAAAGTATAAATTCTAAATTCTCTCAAcactaatttttttaaagaataaagtattgtttttgtcctcaacgtttggggtaaattctatttgtattcctaacatttaaatcgtcctatttgtatctctaacgtttgtaaaagtgattcaattttatcctgccatcaattacacatcataagcgctttagtttgagttttaaaaatctcttcttgaaattagaatacaaatgtctggatAGAATctatgatctactccgaaaaatagctcatcaaatgttgaaactaattcctacaatatttacataattcacttttctagagacataattgaatctaaacacaaatagtggatataatattaaaatcgaacacatccaagtgagacctaattgagaatgaatacatccaagtgagaataattaaaaaatataatctgatttgttagtataattgatagtaggataacattgaatcacttttataaacgttaaggatacaaataggacgatttaaacgttagagacacaaataagatttaccccaaacgtcagggacaaaaacgatactttactcttctttaaatcttgaatcctaaattctaaacatTCAATTAGATTTATTAAACTCTTAACTTTAATAAATACCAAATCATAATCTAATAAACTCTAAACCCCATATATACCATAATTtataaattctaaatcctaaattttaattCCCAAATCTTAAATCATATACAATAATCCTAACCTTAAACCTAAAATTCTAAGCTACAAAGTccaaattatataaattatttttccttttctattCATAGTAGATTTGATGatgaaatagatttttttttcttttaaaaaaaatgtggTGATAAAATagatgaat contains the following coding sequences:
- the LOC107629844 gene encoding switch 2, whose protein sequence is MAENEKCEDDADDHTISWPPLQLHNSVKKREPEEKEADDGDDEDGEEQEELQVKRGKFGIAKISQFQFDHTGPFEPLVLSSGGEVPVIQVPASINCRLLEHQREGVRFLYGLYKNNHGGILGDDMGLGKTIQAIAFLAAIFGKERDSMLGENDEEKRDPVLIICPTSVIHNWESEFSKWANFSVSIYHGANRDLIHEKLEANGVEILITSFDTYRIHGSSLSDFEWGIVIVDEAHRLKNEKSKLYKACLEIKTPRRYGLTGTIMQNKIMELFNLFDWVAPGSLGTREHFREFYDEPLKHGQRSSAPDKFVQIANKRKQHLVNVLHKYLLRRTKEETIGHLMMGKEDNIVFCAMSDLQRRVYKRMLQLPDIQCLINKDLPCSCGSPLTQVECCKRTVPNGIIWPYLHRDNPDGCDSCPFCIVLPCLVKLQQISNHLELIKPNPKDDPEKQGKDAEFAAAVFGSDIDLVGGNMQSESFMDLSDVKHCGKMRALEKLLYSWISHGDKVLLFSYSVRMLDILEKFLIRKGYCFSRLDGSTPTNLRQSLVDDFNSSPSKQVFLISTRAGGLGLNLVSANRVVIFDPNWNPAQDLQAQDRSFRFGQKRHVLVFRLLAAGSLEELVYSRQVYKQQLSNIAVSGKMEKRYFEGVQDCKEFQGELFGICNLFRDLSDKLFTSEIIKLHEMGKEHHNTIEQEKENLLEETDSLKSASDTEICAGTASNVASKPDFEDLGIVYAHRNEDIVNCGPVIQGKIDSRIPSKSDSLVKASISSVNQRNKPDCVPKKQKAPLIDERKRTQYSLLAHSMGMEELAFSKWLLSATPKEREEVLQDFKKKKKMPNG
- the LOC107632618 gene encoding RNA polymerase II subunit 5-mediating protein homolog, which translates into the protein MVPFGKAAFFPGRLIHTNEFLVLLGEGYYAERTSKQTAEILKRRGKGLESQLDSLEAMIKDLQAEAMFFGQTIAEAAEGLVEIREDYIEDSHKGETKSGLLKQDAPDLEKAKPDDEYARMLSRMDELEKEELAAESGGDNGENEQTTEDVDDISYQRPVDNEPHNSEDFHKGAPPVDQANNKSMATKSVEKHCNPDIADQLNFASLDLQSNVREGKNAAKKVKFVDHIEKPLIHHEEKQVKAATALKSEVQHQPSQPSFDSHKAFTGSIVEHTENIKTSNGQSSTSSQVSGSQPSKPVSRFKMQRR